Proteins from one Nicotiana tabacum cultivar K326 chromosome 23, ASM71507v2, whole genome shotgun sequence genomic window:
- the LOC142177626 gene encoding allene oxide synthase 3-like yields the protein MSSSDSKLPLRDIPGDYGLPFFGAIKDRFDFHYNQGTDGFFRSRMQSYQSTVYRANVPPGPFNAPKSKVIVLVDAVSFPILFNNSKVDKTNYFDGTFMPSTDFTGGYRLCPFLDTCEPKHATLKGLFLSTLANLHNRFIPLFLSSISELFTHLEHELSDKGEAYFNTLSDDMAFDFLFRLFCEKSPSETSLASDGPTFLNKWVFFQLAPLISLGLKHVPNFIEDLVLHTFPLPFFPIKSDYKKIFDVFYKSMGSILDEAEKLGLKRDEACHNFIFLAGFNSYGGMKVFFPALIRWVGAAGESLHRRLTHEIRTAVNEEGGVTFSALNRMSLTKSVVYETLRIDPPVPFQTAKAREDVIIHSHDSSFLIKKDEIIFGYQPLATKDPKIFENPEEFIADRFVGDREELIKYVYWSNGKESDDSTVDDKQCPGKDLVVLLGRLMLVEFFLRYDTFEIEFGKLLLGSKVTFKSVTKATS from the coding sequence ATGTCTTCCAGTGACTCAAAGCTTCCTTTACGAGATATCCCAGGTGATTATGGCTTGCCCTTTTTTGGGGCAATTAAGGATCGATTTGACTTCCATTACAATCAAGGCACTGATGGCTTCTTCAGGTCTCGCATGCAAAGTTACCAATCCACTGTCTATAGAGCCAACGTGCCTCCTGGTCCTTTCAACGCTCCCAAATCTAAAGTCATTGTCCTTGTGGACGCTGTTAGTTTCCCCATTCTTTTCAACAATTCTAAAGTCGATAAGACGAACTACTTTGATGGCACATTCATGCCCTCCACTGATTTCACTGGCGGTTACCGTTTGTGTCCTTTTCTTGACACTTGTGAGCCCAAACATGCCACACTAAAAGGACTTTTCTTGTCCACACTAGCAAACCTGCACAATAGATTCATACCCTTGTTTCTTAGCTCAATCTCTGAGCTATTTACCCATCTTGAACATGAATTGTCAGATAAAGGAGAAGCTTACTTCAATACCCTCAGTGATGACATGGCATTTGACTTCCTCTTTCGTTTGTTTTGTGAGAAAAGTCCTTCTGAAACAAGTCTGGCCTCTGATGGCCCCACCTTTCTAAACAAATGGGTGTTCTTTCAGTTAGCTCCATTGATTTCTCTAGGCCTCAAACATGTACCCAACTTCATAGAAGATTTGGTTTTGCACACTTTCCCTCTACCGTTTTTCCCTATAAAATctgattataaaaaaatatttgatgtcTTTTACAAGTCCATGGGGTCTATTCTAGATGAAGCTGAGAAGCTTGGACTGAAAAGAGATGAAGCATGCCATAACTTTATTTTTTTAGCAGGGTTCAATTCTTATGGTGGCATGAAAGTTTTCTTCCCAGCTTTGATCAGGTGGGTTGGAGCAGCAGGAGAGAGTTTACACCGTCGTCTCACCCATGAAATCAGAACCGCTGTTAACGAAGAAGGTGGGGTCACCTTTTCAGCGTTGAATAGGATGAGTTTGACCAAGTCTGTGGTGTATGAGACACTAAGAATAGACCCCCCAGTTCCGTTTCAAACTGCAAAGGCCAGAGAAGATGTCATCATCCATAGCCATGATTCATCATTCTTGATCAAGAAAGATGAAATAATATTTGGGTATCAGCCATTGGCCACAAAGGACCCTAAGATATTTGAGAACCCTGAGGAGTTTATTGCAGATAGATTTGTGGGAGATAGAGAGGAATTGATAAAGTATGTGTACTGGTCAAATGGTAAGGAGTCAGATGATTCAACAGTGGATGATAAACAATGTCCCGGTAAGGACCTGGTGGTGCTCTTGGGAAGGTTAATGTTGGTAGAGTTTTTCCTGCGTTATGATACTTTTGAGATCGAATTTGGAAAGTTGCTGCTTGGTTCCAAGGtgactttcaagtcagtaaccaaggcGACATCATAA